One Pseudorca crassidens isolate mPseCra1 chromosome 21, mPseCra1.hap1, whole genome shotgun sequence DNA segment encodes these proteins:
- the ANK1 gene encoding ankyrin-1 isoform X18, protein MWTFITQLLVTLVLLGFFLVSCQNVMHIVRGSLCFVLKHIHQELDKELGESEGLSDDEETISTRVVRRRVLLKGDELQNIPGEQVTEEHFTDEQGNVVTKKIIRKVVLHVDPSGADGTQEPEEVISGGPLEDPSEMEAGVDYFMTHAKDHTSTPNP, encoded by the exons ATGTGGACCTTCATCACCCAGCTGCTGGTCACCCTGGTGCTGCTGGGCTTCTTTCTGGTCAGCTGCCAGAACGTGATGCACATCGTCCGGGGCTCCCTGTGCTTTGTGCTGAAGCACATCCACCAGGAGCTGGACAAGGAGCTGGGGGAGAGCGAGGGCCTGAGCGACGACGAGGAGACCATCTCCACCAGGGTGGTCCGGCGCCGGGTCCTCCTGAAG GGGGATGAGCTTCAGAATATTCCAGGGGAGCAGGTGACAGAGGAGCATTTCACGGATGAGCAGGGCAACGTCGTCACCAAGAAG ATCATTCGCAAAGTTGTTCTCCACGTCGATCCATCCGGAGCCGATGGCACCCAGGAGCCCGAGGAGGTGATTTCTGGGGGGCCCCTGGAGGACCCTAGTGAGATGGAGGCCGGTGTTGATTACTTTATGACTCACGCCAAG GATCACACCTCGACACCCAACCCTTGA
- the ANK1 gene encoding ankyrin-1 isoform X16 produces MWTFITQLLVTLVLLGFFLVSCQNVMHIVRGSLCFVLKHIHQELDKELGESEGLSDDEETISTRVVRRRVLLKGDELQNIPGEQVTEEHFTDEQGNVVTKKIIRKVVLHVDPSGADGTQEPEEVISGGPLEDPSEMEAGVDYFMTHAKVELRGYSSLQPDLIEGRKGAQIVKRASLKRGKQ; encoded by the exons ATGTGGACCTTCATCACCCAGCTGCTGGTCACCCTGGTGCTGCTGGGCTTCTTTCTGGTCAGCTGCCAGAACGTGATGCACATCGTCCGGGGCTCCCTGTGCTTTGTGCTGAAGCACATCCACCAGGAGCTGGACAAGGAGCTGGGGGAGAGCGAGGGCCTGAGCGACGACGAGGAGACCATCTCCACCAGGGTGGTCCGGCGCCGGGTCCTCCTGAAG GGGGATGAGCTTCAGAATATTCCAGGGGAGCAGGTGACAGAGGAGCATTTCACGGATGAGCAGGGCAACGTCGTCACCAAGAAG ATCATTCGCAAAGTTGTTCTCCACGTCGATCCATCCGGAGCCGATGGCACCCAGGAGCCCGAGGAGGTGATTTCTGGGGGGCCCCTGGAGGACCCTAGTGAGATGGAGGCCGGTGTTGATTACTTTATGACTCACGCCAAG GTGGAGCTGAGAGGGTACAGTAGCCTGCAGCCGGACCTGATAGAGGGCAGGAAGGGGGCTCAGATAGTGAAGCGGGCCAGCCTCAAAAGGGGGAAACAGTGA
- the ANK1 gene encoding ankyrin-1 isoform X19 — MWTFITQLLVTLVLLGFFLVSCQNVMHIVRGSLCFVLKHIHQELDKELGESEGLSDDEETISTRVVRRRVLLKGDELQNIPGEQVTEEHFTDEQGNVVTKKIIRKVVLHVDPSGADGTQEPEEDHTSTPNP, encoded by the exons ATGTGGACCTTCATCACCCAGCTGCTGGTCACCCTGGTGCTGCTGGGCTTCTTTCTGGTCAGCTGCCAGAACGTGATGCACATCGTCCGGGGCTCCCTGTGCTTTGTGCTGAAGCACATCCACCAGGAGCTGGACAAGGAGCTGGGGGAGAGCGAGGGCCTGAGCGACGACGAGGAGACCATCTCCACCAGGGTGGTCCGGCGCCGGGTCCTCCTGAAG GGGGATGAGCTTCAGAATATTCCAGGGGAGCAGGTGACAGAGGAGCATTTCACGGATGAGCAGGGCAACGTCGTCACCAAGAAG ATCATTCGCAAAGTTGTTCTCCACGTCGATCCATCCGGAGCCGATGGCACCCAGGAGCCCGAGGAG GATCACACCTCGACACCCAACCCTTGA
- the ANK1 gene encoding ankyrin-1 isoform X17, translated as MWTFITQLLVTLVLLGFFLVSCQNVMHIVRGSLCFVLKHIHQELDKELGESEGLSDDEETISTRVVRRRVLLKGDELQNIPGEQVTEEHFTDEQGNVVTKKIIRKVVLHVDPSGADGTQEPEEVELRGYSSLQPDLIEGRKGAQIVKRASLKRGKQ; from the exons ATGTGGACCTTCATCACCCAGCTGCTGGTCACCCTGGTGCTGCTGGGCTTCTTTCTGGTCAGCTGCCAGAACGTGATGCACATCGTCCGGGGCTCCCTGTGCTTTGTGCTGAAGCACATCCACCAGGAGCTGGACAAGGAGCTGGGGGAGAGCGAGGGCCTGAGCGACGACGAGGAGACCATCTCCACCAGGGTGGTCCGGCGCCGGGTCCTCCTGAAG GGGGATGAGCTTCAGAATATTCCAGGGGAGCAGGTGACAGAGGAGCATTTCACGGATGAGCAGGGCAACGTCGTCACCAAGAAG ATCATTCGCAAAGTTGTTCTCCACGTCGATCCATCCGGAGCCGATGGCACCCAGGAGCCCGAGGAG GTGGAGCTGAGAGGGTACAGTAGCCTGCAGCCGGACCTGATAGAGGGCAGGAAGGGGGCTCAGATAGTGAAGCGGGCCAGCCTCAAAAGGGGGAAACAGTGA
- the NKX6-3 gene encoding homeobox protein Nkx-6.3 has product MESNLQGPFLLNNAPLAQFSEVKAPVCQYSVQNSFYKLSPQGLGPQLPAGTPHGITDILSRPVAAPNSSLLSGYPHVAGFGGLGSQGVYYGPQVGNFSKAGNEYPTRTRNCWADTGQDWRGGRPCGNTPDPLSDSIHKKKHTRPTFTGHQIFALEKTFEQTKYLAGPERARLAYSLGMTESQVKVWFQNRRTKWRKKSALEPSSSTPRASGGDRAASENDDDEYNKPLDPDSDDEKIRLLLRKHRAAFSVLSLGAHS; this is encoded by the exons ATGGAGTCCAACCTGCAGGGCCCGTTCCTGCTGAACAACGCGCCGCTGGCTCAGTTCTCGGAGGTGAAGGCCCCTGTGTGCCAGTACTCTGTGCAGAACTCCTTCTACAAGCTCAGCCCCCAGGGGCTGGGCCCCCAGCTGCCCGCCGGGACCCCGCACGGGATCACGGACATCCTCAGCAGGCCCGTGGCCGCGCCGAACAGCAGCCTCCTCTCCGGCTACCCCCACGTGGCCGGCTTCGGTGGGCTCGGCTCCCAGGGGGTCTACTACGGTCCCCAGGTGGGGAATTTCTCCAAGGCGGGGAACGAGTACCCCACCCGGACCCGGAACTGCTGGGCGGACACGGGCCAGGACTGGCGAGGTGGGCGGCCGTGCGGCAACA ccCCGGACCCCCTGAGCGACAGCATTCACAAGAAGAAGCACACCCGGCCCACCTTCACGGGGCACCAGATCTTTGCCCTGGAGAAGACCTTCGAGCAGACCAAGTACTTGGCGGGTCCCGAGAGGGCGCGGCTGGCATACTCGCTGGGGATGACCGAGTCGCAGGTCAAG GTGTGGTTCCAGAACCGGAGGACCAAGTGGCGGAAGAAGAGTGCCCTGGAACCCTCGTCCTCCACGCCCCGGGCCTCGGGAGGGGACCGCGCGGCCTCGGAGAATGATGACGACGAGTACAACAAGCCGCTGGACCCCGACTCAGACGACGAGAAGATCCGGCTGCTGCTCCGCAAGCACCGCGCCGCCTTCTCGGTGCTCAGCCTGGGCGCGCACAGCTGA